The DNA segment GCATCGCAGTTGCGGGAACCCACGGTAAAACTACCACCAGTAGCATGATTGGCTATATGCTATTAGAAGCTGGTTTAGACCCGACAATTATTGTCGGTGGTGAAGTTGATGCTTGGGACGGAAATGCTCGATTAGGGCAAAGCAAATATCTAGTAGCTGAAGCCGATGAATCTGATGGTTCCCTGGTGAAACACGCCCCAGAAATCGGCATTATTACTAATATTGAACTTGATCATCCTGACCACTACGACACATTAGAAGAAGTCGTTAACATCTTCCAAAAATTTGCCGATAGTTGTCAGAGTCTCATAGGTTGTATTGATTGTGACACTGTGCGCGAACGCTTCAACCCGACAATTACTTACAGCCTCAACCCAGATACAGATGCCGATTATACCGCTACTAATATTGACTATCGGGCTGATGGTAGCACAGCCCTAATTTGGGAAAAAGGTAAAGCCTTGGGAGTCTTGAAATTGCGGTTGCTCAGTCGGCATAATTTGAGTAATGCTCTGTCGGCGGTAGCTGTTGGTCGAGCCTTGGGTTTAGAATTCGGAGCAATTGCCAAAGGTATTGCCACCTTTGAAGGAGCCAGACGACGCTTTGAATTGCGGGGCGAAGTTGGCGGCATTACCTTCATCGATGACTATGCCCACCACCCCAGTGAAATTCGGGCTACTCTTGCCGCTGCACGCCTCCAAGCCAGACCAGAGCAAAGAGTGGTGGCCATTTTCCAACCCCATCGCTATAGTCGCACATTGACCTTTTTGACAGAATTTGCCGAGTCATTTACTCATGCTGATTTAGTTGTGCTGACAGATATTTACAGTGCCGGCGAACCTAATTTAGGGCAAATTAGCGGTGAACAACTGGCA comes from the Nodularia sp. NIES-3585 genome and includes:
- the murC gene encoding UDP-N-acetylmuramate--L-alanine ligase; protein product: MSNYVDFSGRPFHFIGIGGIGMSALAYVLAKRQIPVSGSDLRPTHITSKLESIGTNIFDRQEASNLEFFRSSESGNRVLLTSSEILAPTSKSTLPQVVCSTAINDNNLEYKAALELGCPILHRSDVLAALISDYYSIAVAGTHGKTTTSSMIGYMLLEAGLDPTIIVGGEVDAWDGNARLGQSKYLVAEADESDGSLVKHAPEIGIITNIELDHPDHYDTLEEVVNIFQKFADSCQSLIGCIDCDTVRERFNPTITYSLNPDTDADYTATNIDYRADGSTALIWEKGKALGVLKLRLLSRHNLSNALSAVAVGRALGLEFGAIAKGIATFEGARRRFELRGEVGGITFIDDYAHHPSEIRATLAAARLQARPEQRVVAIFQPHRYSRTLTFLTEFAESFTHADLVVLTDIYSAGEPNLGQISGEQLAAEMAKLHPKVLYQPNLSLMSEFLLQTLRPGDLALFLGAGNLNQVIPEVINTLCEPAIATS